From one Lycium ferocissimum isolate CSIRO_LF1 chromosome 7, AGI_CSIRO_Lferr_CH_V1, whole genome shotgun sequence genomic stretch:
- the LOC132062426 gene encoding secreted RxLR effector protein 161-like, giving the protein MFVMNYTQPNIAYAVSRLSRYTHNPSSEYWNALHRLLRYLRGFCDANWVTDSDEVSSTSGYVFTLGAVFILGAGAISWKSSKQTCIARSTMKSKFIALELAGQEAE; this is encoded by the exons ATGTTTGTCATGAACTATACTCAACCTAATATAGCTTATGCTGTTAGTAGATTGAGTAGATATACTCATAATCCCAGTAGTGAATATTGGAATGCTCTTCATCGTTTGTTAAGGTATTTGAGAG GTTTTTGTGATGCAAACTGGGTAACTGACAGTGATGAAGTTAGCTCCACTAGTGGCTATGTGTTTACTTTGGGTGCAGTGTTTATTTTGGGTGCAGGTGCTATTTCATGGAAGTCTTCCAAACAGACTTGTATAGCACGTTCTACCATGAAATCTAAGTTTATTGCTCTTGAGTTGGCAGGGCAAGAAGCTGAGTAG